The nucleotide window CGCTACAGATTTGCTTTTCCATCGTGACTTTGCTCGACTCAATTCGCTGCAAGTCCAGCACGTTGTTAACCAGACGTACCAAACGTTCGGTATTTTCATCGGCAATTTCTAGCATTTGCCTACCGTCGGTGGAAAGATTGCCGAGTCGCCCCGTGCTCAAGATTTTCAAAGCACTGTGAAGTGAGGTGAGGGGAGTGCGCAATTCATGGCTGACAACCGAAATAAATTCATCTTTCATGCGTTCGATCGCTTTGCGATCGCTGATATCGCTGGCAAGAGAGAAAAAGCCTTTGACATTTCTTTCCTCATCGATATGGGGAATATAAGTAACGTTAACCGAACGAGAATTGCCATCGCCCAGGACGATTTCATTTTCATAGGTGACCGTGCAACCGGATAGGGTAGCCTGCACGTAGGGATACATGCGCATATAGCACTCCTCTCCCCACACATCCTGCAAATGGTGTCCGTAAATATTGCCTGGCAACTGACCCAGCCACTCTTCATAGGCTTTATTGTTAAAGCGATACATTTGCCGATCGTCAACATAGGCAATTAATACGGGCAGTGCATTGGTGATCGAACGCAATTGTTCTTCACTGCGCCTTAAAGCCGCTTCTGCCTGCATCCGATCGTTAATTTCCTGTTGCAAGTTGCGGTTAACATCCTTCAATTCGGCAGTGCGTACCTCGACAATCTCTTCGAGATTTTCGAGTAATTCCGCTTGTGCTAAGGCAATGCTAATTTGATCTGCCAACTGTTGCATCAGTTCCAGTTCAACATCCACCCACTGGCGGGGGCAACGACAGTGATGGGCAATTAACAAGCCCCATAACTGATTTTGCGAGGGTGAATTACCTGCTTGGCAATTATTGTGATGCGAACTCAAGTTTTGCAGGATCGGCACG belongs to Pseudanabaena sp. PCC 6802 and includes:
- a CDS encoding GAF domain-containing protein; this translates as MPKRSSAKRSPRKHNRKPTASKKPVVNDSGWQRQWVELFSEVTLKIRQSLQLKEILRATVTEVQRILHADRVLIYQVFPDGSGKAISEAVLPDYPTILDLEFPEEVFPLEYQKLYAQGRVMAIANVRDPKSGLAACLVEFVEQFGIKSKLIVPILQNLSSHHNNCQAGNSPSQNQLWGLLIAHHCRCPRQWVDVELELMQQLADQISIALAQAELLENLEEIVEVRTAELKDVNRNLQQEINDRMQAEAALRRSEEQLRSITNALPVLIAYVDDRQMYRFNNKAYEEWLGQLPGNIYGHHLQDVWGEECYMRMYPYVQATLSGCTVTYENEIVLGDGNSRSVNVTYIPHIDEERNVKGFFSLASDISDRKAIERMKDEFISVVSHELRTPLTSLHSALKILSTGRLGNLSTDGRQMLEIADENTERLVRLVNNVLDLQRIESSKVTMEKQICS